GAAAATACAGCGAGACAGTTTCACGTGACATTagttaaataatgataatactactaataacagtaataacaacaaacacactatTAGAATAATGTAATACAATGGTATTTAAGTACAGTCAGTGTAAATCTCTTTTTCCTGTTCTATGTTGATCTGACAGCTTCAGTTTCTTCACGGATTcagatttaattcattttttttttacatattttggattcaGAGTGACTCAAACATTCAATGattcaatcaatcatttcatttacattcatttacacaccaaaatatgaatgaatacgGCCCAGGTTAAAACACTGGAATTACCCTTTAATAATGTTGAGCTTTGGACTGTGACCCGTGTACTAGTACTTTTCGTAGGACCCAGtatttcactgtcactgtgtgactgagcGTCTTCAGCCAGACTTCATTGTAATTTCTCTTATTTTAGCGTCATCCAAtcatctgtttgtgttggttCTTCTTCCAGCAGAGggctgttagctttagcctcaccAGCTGAAACCAAACAGCAAGAGGAAATTTGGCTTTTCACAATAAATCGCTGTTCGAAATAAATACCTTCACAAGAGACACAGTTTTGAGCTTGAAAAAGAAATCTCCACTCTGGACAGCTTTAGTGGCTCCTCTGGGGCTTTCAGTCatatcacatggtcttcatcagtaGGCTGGGTCCTGCTAAATGGACCCTGGAGCAGAATTGATTAATCGAACTTACTGCTTAATGTGATTTTAGCCATGAAACATGTTAGCTATTTACCAGGTGAGCAGCTGAAACGTTGACACGGTGAACACTTGGTTACAGgtgatcatttatttatcacattaaaaaccTGATGATCGATGGATTGATCAGCTGATGGTTATTGATCATCACTGTGATGGTTTCAGTGCTCAGAAGGACTCATCAGGTCTCAGGTGTGTTCATGTCTCTGTTCAGGTGAACTGTCCTCCAACATGGCCTCTGATGAATCTCCTCCAGTTGGGGGGGAGGtgaaggtgaggaggaaggaggtCCAGGACATCGAGGAGTTGACGGCATCCGGTCACAGAGCTCTGCAGGACGGACAGATAGAGGACGCCCTGAGCTGCTTTACTAGAGCACTGAAGGCTGCAGGACAGGTGAGATAGACAGGATCAGaggtcacagacagacaggtgaggcatTCATGGTCACCTGTCAGGAGGTTAATCTCATGATGCTCTGCTGTCAAGCTGCAGGACTCTCGGGTACGGCAGGCGTGCTCCTTTAACCTGGGGGCAGCCTACGTGGAGGCGGGCAGGCCTCAGATGGGACTGGACTTCCTGCGGCGGGCCCAGCCCGGCCCGAAGGCCAACCGGCTCCCGGACCTCCAGTTTAACCTGGCCCTGGCTCACAATGCACTGGGGCAGACCCGGGAGGCCGCCGCCTACTTCCTGCAGGCCGCCCAGCTATACCGGTCTCAGGGGGATGGACGCAGTGAGGGGGACGCCTGCATGGAGATGGGCCGCTGCTACAGCACAGGGCAGGTCAGAACCAGAACCTGGACCAGACGTAGAACCTGAATTAGAACCACAGTCAGAACAACCACTCTTATAAGATGTcatgtaaactgtgtgtgtgtgtgtgtgtgtaggactgCTCTCTGGCTGTTCAGGGTTTCCTTCGGGCTGCTGAGGCTTACCGagtggcagccatcttggattttGCAGCCTTTGCCCTCCAGGAGGCAGGAGGTCACATGAGCCAATCTGATCAGTTCAGCAATGACGACATTATCAGCGTACTGACAGAGTGTCTGAGTCTGACAGACAGCATCACTGAGCCGAGGATTCTGGGTAACGTGTCAGGTTTAAGGGTTCACCACATCATCtcattaattgattgattgattgacggtttgtctttgtgctgctgtcgTCCAGGTGAGCTGTACCTGTCAGTGGGCGTGTCCTACTGCAGGCTCAGGTGTTTCCATAAGGCGGTGATATGTTTCCAGCAGGCTCTGGGACCCTCAGCTCAGCGGCCCCCCCTGCTGGCCAAAGTCCTACACAACCTGGGGGCCGCCCTGAACTCTGTGGGCCAGTTCACACCTGCTGTGGGCTACCACCGGCTGGCTGCTGGCCTTTACGGTCAGCCACCTGTCAATCACATGTCACTCACCTGTCACTCACCTGTCACtcacctgtcaatcacctgTCAGCCACCTGACACTCACCTGTCAGCTACATGACACtcacctgtcaatcacctgTCAGCCACCTGTCAATCACCTGTCAGCCACCTGACACTCACCTTTCAGCTACATGACACTCACCTGTCAGCCACATGTAAGTCACCTGACactcacctgtcagtcacatgacacTCACCTGTCCGC
The nucleotide sequence above comes from Pempheris klunzingeri isolate RE-2024b chromosome 8, fPemKlu1.hap1, whole genome shotgun sequence. Encoded proteins:
- the LOC139205595 gene encoding tetratricopeptide repeat protein 24, with protein sequence MASDESPPVGGEVKVRRKEVQDIEELTASGHRALQDGQIEDALSCFTRALKAAGQDSRVRQACSFNLGAAYVEAGRPQMGLDFLRRAQPGPKANRLPDLQFNLALAHNALGQTREAAAYFLQAAQLYRSQGDGRSEGDACMEMGRCYSTGQDCSLAVQGFLRAAEAYRVAAILDFAAFALQEAGGHMSQSDQFSNDDIISVLTECLSLTDSITEPRILGELYLSVGVSYCRLRCFHKAVICFQQALGPSAQRPPLLAKVLHNLGAALNSVGQFTPAVGYHRLAAGLYGSLGCRGDQARCFSNLAFACSQLGDEEEAAESFIHALQGFRDTEDHLAQVQVCESLAECYLKQRKQQKAVQLLKQALSALTHCQVTPAHLDTCRGFYTAQDTCGSVRDRLVERLTTALQLSLTVCPQRPFPLQLGSPRPHPLRTPADQQIRKSDITLSPCTASNQQPDHQKGEGQGSEQEATGRQEAAGGRATAGPEYLSVVPGLHSSDQSDQLQHCEFPHTPQTPGELWSHRENPHTDSETSLVHESEPPPTSNRETTPPVSRWRSRFCSLM